The following proteins come from a genomic window of Paenibacillus swuensis:
- the spoIIIAD gene encoding stage III sporulation protein AD, with protein MEIIQIVGLGIITTVLVLIIREQKPVFAFLLSIFVGVMIFLFLIGKISSIIRVLEHMALKTEINMIFLKTILKIIGIAYIAEFGAQVVRDAGQEAIAGKIELAGKILIMVMAIPIITVIVETVLKLLPT; from the coding sequence ATGGAAATTATACAGATTGTAGGGCTTGGTATCATCACGACGGTGCTGGTGCTTATCATACGGGAGCAGAAGCCGGTCTTCGCGTTTCTGTTGTCCATCTTCGTGGGCGTCATGATCTTTCTCTTCCTGATTGGCAAAATATCTTCGATCATACGCGTCTTGGAGCATATGGCGCTGAAAACGGAAATCAACATGATCTTCCTCAAAACAATCCTGAAAATCATCGGCATTGCTTATATCGCGGAGTTTGGGGCGCAGGTTGTAAGGGATGCCGGGCAGGAAGCAATCGCAGGCAAAATCGAGCTGGCCGGTAAAATTCTGATTATGGTCATGGCCATTCCCATTATTACGGTTATCGTGGAAACGGTATTGAAGCTGTTGCCGACCTGA
- the spoIIIAC gene encoding stage III sporulation protein AC gives MNIDVSSVFQIAGVGIIVAMLHTVLKQMGKEDYAHWVTLIGFVVVLFMVIRMLDDLFREIKTIFLFQ, from the coding sequence ATGAACATCGACGTGTCGAGTGTATTCCAGATCGCCGGCGTCGGCATTATCGTAGCCATGCTTCATACTGTTCTCAAACAAATGGGCAAGGAAGATTACGCCCACTGGGTGACGTTGATCGGGTTCGTCGTCGTGCTCTTCATGGTCATCCGAATGCTGGACGATCTGTTCAGGGAAATCAAAACCATCTTCTTGTTTCAATAG
- the spoIIIAB gene encoding stage III sporulation protein SpoIIIAB, with translation MMKLLGAVIIIAAGTLFGFIQSAKYANRPKEIRELIQALQRLETEIHYGFTPLPEALTALSEQATEPLSSLFRTASEQLKRQGMTAAEAMHEAVKVHWGATSMGKAEQQVMRQLGHTLGVSDRDNQIKHLRLAMNQLQSEEELAREQQRRYESMWKSLGALGGALVAILMY, from the coding sequence ATGATGAAGCTGCTGGGCGCCGTCATCATTATCGCCGCGGGCACGCTGTTCGGCTTCATTCAATCCGCGAAGTACGCGAATCGCCCGAAGGAAATTCGCGAGTTGATTCAGGCGCTGCAACGGCTGGAGACGGAGATTCACTATGGGTTCACACCGTTGCCTGAAGCGTTGACCGCGCTCTCGGAGCAAGCAACCGAGCCGCTTTCCTCCTTGTTTAGAACCGCTTCCGAGCAGCTGAAGCGGCAAGGAATGACGGCGGCGGAAGCGATGCATGAAGCGGTGAAGGTCCACTGGGGAGCGACCTCCATGGGCAAAGCGGAGCAACAGGTGATGCGGCAACTGGGACATACGCTCGGCGTCAGCGATCGGGACAACCAGATCAAGCATCTCCGGCTGGCCATGAATCAGCTGCAAAGCGAAGAAGAACTAGCGAGGGAACAACAGAGACGTTACGAGTCGATGTGGAAGAGCCTCGGTGCTTTAGGCGGTGCGCTGGTCGCCATATTGATGTATTAA
- the spoIIIAA gene encoding stage III sporulation protein AA, with amino-acid sequence MNSAIALLPLSLQHIIASLPDKVQARLEEIRIRENRPLEIVYEGHYRFVTPQGMLSEQPEGAYLPPREECLKLLDLISNHSLYTLEEELRRGYITVRGGHRIGLAGRAVLDRGQVKQLRDIAGFNIRLAKEIVGAADALFPLLLDPARHAPHHTLLISPPQQGKTTLLRDLARIAGSGVPGLHVKARKVGIVDERSELAACVKGVPTFNVGSRTDVLDACPKAEGMMMMIRSMSPEILIVDEIGRREDAEAIQEALHAGIIVIATAHGRGLDDIRRRPILSGMAEDGFFGRYVVLGTQGEQRTQAVYDGQGRRIQPGQPSRAARSTMAGGGLNS; translated from the coding sequence ATGAACAGCGCCATCGCACTATTGCCGTTAAGTTTGCAGCATATCATCGCTTCACTTCCGGACAAGGTACAAGCCCGGTTGGAAGAAATCCGCATTCGCGAGAATCGGCCGCTTGAGATTGTGTATGAGGGGCATTACCGGTTCGTGACGCCTCAAGGGATGCTTTCCGAACAACCGGAGGGCGCCTACCTTCCTCCGCGTGAGGAATGTCTGAAGCTGCTGGACCTCATCTCCAACCATTCCTTGTACACGTTGGAAGAGGAGCTGCGCCGAGGGTACATCACGGTTCGCGGCGGCCACCGGATCGGCTTGGCCGGCCGCGCCGTGCTGGACCGCGGCCAAGTCAAACAGCTTCGCGATATTGCCGGATTTAACATCCGGCTCGCGAAGGAAATCGTCGGCGCCGCGGATGCTCTGTTCCCGCTGCTCCTGGACCCGGCGCGGCATGCGCCGCATCACACGCTGCTGATCTCGCCGCCGCAGCAGGGCAAGACCACCTTGCTGCGCGACCTGGCGCGCATCGCCGGTTCGGGTGTCCCGGGCTTACATGTGAAAGCCCGGAAAGTCGGAATCGTCGACGAGCGTTCGGAGCTCGCGGCTTGTGTGAAAGGCGTGCCCACGTTCAACGTCGGCTCCCGCACGGATGTGCTGGATGCCTGTCCGAAGGCCGAGGGCATGATGATGATGATCCGGTCGATGTCGCCGGAAATCCTCATCGTCGACGAGATCGGCCGGCGTGAGGATGCCGAAGCCATTCAGGAAGCGCTGCACGCAGGCATTATCGTCATCGCCACCGCGCACGGCCGGGGGCTTGACGACATCCGCCGCCGACCGATTCTGTCGGGAATGGCGGAGGACGGCTTCTTCGGCCGCTATGTCGTGCTGGGCACGCAGGGCGAGCAGAGGACCCAGGCCGTCTATGACGGACAGGGTCGCCGAATTCAGCCGGGGCAACCTTCGCGAGCCGCGAGAAGCACCATGGCCGGCGGAGGCTTGAACTCATGA
- a CDS encoding YqhV family protein, producing the protein MLNKIVLTMALLRLGSGSIEIIAAMLMLRFNQIEKAIMVNSGLALVGPLVLIATTTVGLVGIADKLSPSKFLWVAAGVCCLFIGIIKK; encoded by the coding sequence ATGTTGAACAAAATTGTATTAACGATGGCGTTACTGAGGCTCGGATCGGGCTCGATCGAGATTATTGCCGCCATGCTGATGCTTAGATTCAACCAGATTGAGAAGGCGATCATGGTGAATTCAGGTCTTGCGTTGGTTGGTCCGCTTGTTCTAATTGCCACAACAACCGTAGGCTTGGTCGGCATTGCCGATAAGCTGTCGCCAAGTAAATTTCTCTGGGTAGCCGCCGGTGTATGCTGTTTGTTCATCGGAATTATCAAGAAATAA
- the comA gene encoding phosphosulfolactate synthase: protein MEAISLPIWHPLLLDPSGQREAKPRDKGLTMVIDKGLGIRAFADLMGTSSAHIDLIKLGFGTSALYPVEILKQKIEIAKAHNVLILPGGTFLEVAVTKGQTDAYFETIQGLGFNAVEVSDGTIEMDRKTRIGLILEGKRRQLEVFTEYGKKCWGSSIEIEELIQTVECDLEFGAKLVTIEGRESGMGVGIFDEKGQCKEDDFALIVKRLPHLNRIMWETPLKSQQSQLLNMLGSQIHLGNIAPEDVFSLEALRRGLRSDTFQFGEQLHYYI from the coding sequence ATGGAAGCAATTTCTCTGCCGATATGGCATCCACTGCTTCTCGACCCAAGCGGTCAACGGGAAGCTAAACCGCGCGACAAGGGACTCACCATGGTTATTGATAAAGGACTCGGAATCCGCGCCTTTGCTGATTTAATGGGCACCTCCTCCGCGCATATAGATTTAATTAAGCTTGGGTTTGGCACATCCGCGTTGTATCCTGTAGAAATTTTGAAACAAAAAATTGAAATCGCCAAAGCCCATAACGTGCTGATTTTACCAGGCGGCACCTTTCTTGAAGTCGCTGTAACCAAGGGACAAACCGATGCTTATTTTGAGACCATCCAAGGGCTTGGCTTCAACGCTGTGGAAGTTTCGGACGGCACGATTGAAATGGATCGCAAAACTAGAATCGGGCTGATTTTGGAAGGAAAAAGAAGGCAGTTGGAAGTGTTCACGGAATACGGGAAAAAATGCTGGGGCTCCTCCATTGAGATCGAAGAACTGATTCAAACGGTGGAATGCGATCTGGAATTCGGCGCGAAGCTTGTTACCATTGAAGGCAGGGAATCGGGTATGGGCGTGGGGATCTTTGATGAAAAAGGGCAGTGTAAAGAAGATGACTTTGCGTTAATTGTTAAACGATTGCCTCATCTGAACCGAATCATGTGGGAGACACCGCTCAAATCCCAGCAATCTCAGCTATTAAATATGTTAGGCTCCCAGATTCACCTGGGTAACATTGCTCCTGAGGATGTGTTCTCATTGGAGGCTTTACGGCGCGGCTTGCGGTCGGATACGTTTCAATTCGGGGAGCAGCTTCATTACTATATCTAG
- a CDS encoding 2-phosphosulfolactate phosphatase, producing the protein MQVDVISSVNEARTDELLHKTVIVIDVLRATSTVVSALDNGGACIIPVETVSQAKQCQSLGDLLGGERYCKKIAGFHFGNSPLEYTEQHVKDRRIILTTTNGTRAVQKAQRAAIVLAGCLRNAASCAETAVSFGKDIAVLCSGTRDEFSLEDGLCAGLLVERIVQFVGNQSRARVSTNDLGMALRFAYLHQQDDITSTLLESSNGKRLARLGYREDVVYCSEVDVTTMVPILDQGMLVPFSCSAQARTLPR; encoded by the coding sequence ATGCAAGTGGACGTTATCTCCAGTGTAAACGAAGCCCGAACCGACGAATTGCTTCATAAAACCGTTATCGTCATTGATGTTCTTCGGGCAACCAGTACCGTAGTCAGCGCCTTGGATAACGGCGGCGCGTGTATAATTCCTGTGGAAACCGTCAGCCAGGCCAAACAATGCCAATCTCTTGGCGATCTGCTGGGCGGAGAAAGGTATTGCAAGAAAATCGCAGGCTTCCACTTCGGCAATTCACCGTTGGAATATACAGAGCAGCATGTTAAAGACAGGAGAATTATATTAACCACCACCAACGGGACCCGCGCTGTGCAAAAGGCGCAACGAGCAGCCATTGTGCTCGCCGGGTGTCTTAGAAATGCGGCATCATGCGCCGAAACGGCCGTTTCCTTCGGCAAAGATATCGCTGTTCTATGTTCAGGAACCCGGGATGAATTTTCATTAGAGGATGGTTTATGCGCGGGTTTACTCGTGGAGCGAATTGTTCAGTTTGTCGGCAATCAATCGAGGGCAAGAGTATCCACCAATGATTTGGGAATGGCGCTTCGCTTTGCTTATTTGCATCAACAAGACGATATCACCTCGACGTTGCTGGAATCCAGCAACGGTAAGCGACTAGCCAGATTAGGGTATCGAGAAGATGTGGTGTATTGCTCCGAGGTCGATGTGACCACGATGGTGCCGATCCTGGATCAGGGCATGCTGGTTCCTTTCAGCTGCAGCGCTCAGGCGCGCACACTTCCGCGTTAA
- a CDS encoding DUF441 domain-containing protein, with translation MNGDIVLVVLIIIGLIGRSHIITTAACILLVVKLVNLDRFLPSIERRGLELGLLFLTMGVLVPFASEKITYKDIASAFMTWPGIVALLGGAIATYMNGKGLDLLKVDPQMIVGLVIGSIFGIIFLRGIPVGPLMAAGITAMIMKVVQLVMNRLP, from the coding sequence ATGAACGGAGACATCGTATTGGTTGTACTCATTATCATAGGGCTGATCGGCAGATCGCATATCATTACAACAGCCGCTTGTATACTTCTTGTTGTCAAGCTGGTGAATCTGGACCGTTTTCTGCCATCTATTGAGCGAAGAGGACTGGAGCTCGGTTTGCTGTTTCTTACCATGGGTGTCCTCGTACCTTTTGCGAGCGAAAAAATAACCTATAAAGATATTGCCTCGGCCTTTATGACATGGCCGGGCATTGTTGCATTGTTGGGCGGCGCGATCGCCACCTATATGAACGGCAAAGGTCTTGACTTGCTTAAGGTGGATCCTCAGATGATTGTCGGACTCGTCATCGGCTCCATCTTCGGGATCATCTTTTTACGGGGCATTCCGGTTGGCCCCCTCATGGCTGCGGGCATCACCGCAATGATTATGAAAGTGGTGCAATTGGTGATGAACCGTCTGCCATGA
- a CDS encoding aspartate kinase, protein MSLIVMKFGGSSVGDAERMKRVANRIAEKKNEGHQCVIVVSAMGDTTDDLIDQANLLHPNPPAREMDMLLTTGEQISVALLSMAIHHIGHEAVSYTGWQAGMRTEATHGKARITDIQPARILKSLNEGNIVIVAGFQGMTEDGEITTLGRGGSDTTAVALAAAIQADLCEIYTDVNGIYSTDPRVVKVARKLNEISYDEMLELANLGAAVLHPRAVEYAKQYQVPLVVRSSFTHSEGTLVKEEAEMEQGVVVRGIAFDKNVARISILGVPDVPGQLAKVFTALADDCIDVDIIVQSGVLNGQADFSFTVSLSDGEKALRSINSIQADVKFREATFEDNLVKVSIVGAGMVSTPGVAAKMFNVISKRGVSIKLVSTSEIKTSCVIENTQLNDIIADLHTAYGLDTTEQAFVGGPSDRR, encoded by the coding sequence TTGTCACTGATAGTTATGAAGTTCGGAGGCAGCTCCGTCGGAGACGCGGAACGGATGAAGCGGGTTGCGAATCGGATCGCGGAGAAGAAGAACGAGGGTCATCAATGTGTAATCGTTGTTTCCGCTATGGGCGATACGACGGACGATTTGATTGACCAGGCGAATCTGCTTCATCCGAATCCACCCGCGCGTGAAATGGATATGCTCCTGACGACAGGCGAACAAATTTCGGTTGCCTTATTGTCGATGGCAATCCACCACATAGGGCACGAAGCTGTTTCGTACACCGGATGGCAAGCGGGCATGCGGACGGAAGCTACGCACGGTAAGGCGCGAATTACCGATATTCAGCCGGCGCGTATACTGAAGTCGCTGAATGAAGGAAACATCGTGATTGTAGCCGGATTCCAAGGCATGACCGAGGACGGAGAAATCACAACCTTGGGCAGAGGCGGCTCGGACACAACGGCGGTTGCTTTAGCGGCAGCCATCCAAGCTGATCTGTGCGAAATTTATACGGATGTGAACGGCATTTACTCAACCGACCCCCGGGTCGTGAAGGTTGCCCGGAAGTTAAACGAAATCTCTTACGACGAGATGCTTGAACTGGCTAACCTGGGCGCGGCGGTGCTTCATCCAAGAGCCGTAGAGTATGCCAAGCAATATCAAGTGCCGCTTGTGGTAAGATCCAGCTTTACACACTCAGAAGGAACATTGGTGAAGGAGGAAGCCGAGATGGAGCAAGGCGTTGTAGTCCGCGGCATCGCGTTCGACAAGAATGTGGCGAGAATCAGTATACTGGGAGTGCCGGACGTACCGGGACAATTAGCGAAAGTATTCACAGCGCTCGCTGACGATTGTATCGATGTTGACATTATCGTACAGAGCGGAGTGTTGAACGGGCAAGCCGATTTCTCATTTACCGTTTCGCTTTCGGACGGCGAGAAAGCTTTACGTTCGATTAACAGCATCCAAGCCGATGTGAAATTCCGTGAAGCCACGTTTGAAGATAACCTGGTCAAAGTTTCGATCGTCGGAGCGGGTATGGTCAGCACCCCGGGAGTCGCGGCCAAGATGTTTAACGTGATTTCCAAACGCGGTGTAAGCATCAAGCTTGTGAGCACCTCAGAAATCAAAACGTCCTGCGTGATCGAGAACACGCAACTGAACGATATCATCGCGGATTTGCATACGGCGTATGGTCTGGATACAACGGAGCAAGCTTTTGTGGGCGGACCTTCGGACAGACGTTAG
- the efp gene encoding elongation factor P: MISVNDFKTGLTVEVEGDLFTVIDFQHVKPGKGAAFVRSKLKNLRNGNTVERTFRAGESIGRAHVENRAVQYLYAAADQHTFMDNETYDQFELNSAQLEWELNFLKENMTVNIISYQGEILGINLPNSVELKVAETEPGIKGNTAQGATKSAKMETGLNVQVPLFINEDDVLLIDTREGKYVSRA; encoded by the coding sequence GTGATTTCAGTTAATGATTTTAAGACAGGACTAACCGTAGAGGTAGAAGGCGATTTATTTACGGTTATTGATTTCCAACACGTTAAACCCGGTAAAGGCGCGGCGTTCGTACGCTCCAAACTTAAAAATCTGCGTAACGGCAATACCGTAGAGCGCACATTCCGTGCAGGTGAATCCATCGGCCGCGCTCACGTGGAAAACCGCGCAGTTCAATATCTGTACGCAGCAGCGGATCAACACACATTCATGGATAACGAAACTTATGATCAATTCGAATTAAACAGCGCTCAGCTGGAATGGGAACTAAACTTCCTTAAAGAGAACATGACGGTTAACATCATCTCTTACCAAGGCGAGATTCTGGGTATTAACTTGCCGAACAGCGTGGAGTTGAAAGTCGCTGAAACCGAGCCGGGTATTAAAGGCAACACGGCACAAGGCGCAACGAAAAGCGCTAAGATGGAGACTGGCCTGAACGTTCAAGTGCCTCTGTTCATCAACGAAGACGATGTATTGCTGATTGATACACGCGAAGGTAAATACGTATCCCGCGCGTAA
- a CDS encoding M24 family metallopeptidase, whose translation MTTSRINNLRTAMEEAGLQALFITNPHNRKYISGFTGSSGYILITMDRAILFTDFRYMTQAPEQAKALEVLEHLPVVMDSVKEVLKASGIDKLGFEQADVAYGDYATYAAQLQSIELVPSDGLVEGLRMFKDAGELRIMQEAADLADRTFEHILTFIKPGLTELEVALEMEIFMRRNGATSSSFDTIVASGERSALPHGVASPRVIQGNEFIKLDFGAYYQDYCSDLTRTVVLGQHQPKHREIYDIVLEAQMHALDKIQPGMTGKEADALTRDIITRYGYGEYFGHGTGHGLGMEVHEAPRLSIRSETILKPGMTVTVEPGIYLPGFGGVRIEDDIVITENGIQILTHATKQFTTI comes from the coding sequence ATGACAACATCAAGAATTAACAACCTTAGGACAGCGATGGAAGAGGCGGGACTTCAAGCTTTATTCATCACGAATCCCCATAACCGAAAGTACATATCCGGTTTTACCGGAAGTTCAGGCTACATTTTGATTACCATGGATAGAGCGATTCTGTTCACGGATTTTCGTTACATGACACAGGCGCCGGAGCAGGCGAAGGCTTTGGAAGTTCTGGAGCATTTGCCGGTTGTGATGGACTCCGTGAAAGAAGTCTTGAAGGCATCCGGCATCGATAAACTGGGATTTGAACAGGCTGATGTTGCTTACGGGGATTATGCGACTTATGCCGCACAGTTACAATCCATCGAATTAGTACCCTCCGACGGACTGGTTGAAGGACTCCGCATGTTCAAGGACGCCGGTGAGTTACGCATTATGCAGGAAGCCGCGGATTTAGCCGACCGTACGTTTGAACATATCTTAACGTTCATTAAACCGGGCTTAACGGAATTGGAAGTAGCTCTGGAGATGGAGATTTTCATGCGCCGCAACGGGGCAACTTCATCTTCGTTTGATACGATTGTCGCTTCTGGAGAGCGTTCTGCCTTGCCTCACGGCGTAGCTTCTCCCCGTGTCATTCAAGGCAACGAATTTATTAAATTGGATTTCGGGGCGTATTATCAGGACTACTGCTCAGACTTAACGAGAACGGTCGTCTTGGGACAGCATCAACCGAAGCACCGAGAGATTTACGACATTGTATTGGAAGCCCAGATGCACGCGCTGGACAAGATTCAACCGGGTATGACAGGGAAAGAGGCGGATGCCTTGACGAGAGATATCATCACAAGGTATGGTTATGGAGAGTATTTCGGTCACGGTACCGGGCATGGTCTCGGCATGGAAGTTCATGAAGCGCCGAGGTTATCGATTCGCAGCGAAACGATCCTTAAACCCGGCATGACGGTAACGGTGGAACCCGGCATTTATTTGCCCGGATTCGGCGGCGTCCGGATTGAAGATGACATTGTCATTACGGAGAACGGAATTCAAATACTTACCCATGCAACGAAGCAGTTTACTACAATTTAA
- the aroQ gene encoding type II 3-dehydroquinate dehydratase — MKRILLLNGPNLNMLGVREPGVYGSETLTAIEQRLGELAKQQGVALTCYQSNVEGYLIDRIHEAYGNMDGIIINPGAFTHYSYALRDALSAVQLPAVEVHLSNIHKRETFRHTSVIAPVVIGQIAGFGAYGYELGLNALVRHLQERDEEHDNIKN, encoded by the coding sequence ATGAAACGAATATTGCTGTTAAACGGTCCTAATTTAAATATGTTGGGTGTTCGGGAACCGGGCGTCTACGGTTCAGAGACGCTTACCGCCATAGAACAAAGGCTCGGGGAATTGGCCAAACAACAAGGTGTGGCGCTGACTTGCTATCAGTCGAATGTGGAAGGGTACTTGATTGATCGGATTCATGAAGCCTACGGCAACATGGATGGAATTATTATAAATCCAGGTGCTTTTACTCATTATAGCTATGCTTTACGCGATGCTCTTTCCGCGGTTCAGCTGCCCGCTGTGGAAGTGCACTTATCCAACATCCATAAGCGGGAGACGTTTAGGCATACATCGGTTATTGCTCCGGTCGTGATCGGTCAGATTGCGGGTTTCGGCGCATACGGTTACGAGCTTGGGTTGAACGCATTGGTACGTCATTTGCAGGAAAGGGATGAGGAGCATGACAACATCAAGAATTAA
- a CDS encoding DUF1385 domain-containing protein has translation MSQNQTPSIYGGQAVIEGVMFAGKAANVTAVRRKNNEISFYEVPRQDKAWITALKKIPLIRGIVGIVEASAKGSKHLNFSAEAYAEDEVGPDEKAEAKIEEETKSGFSLTMILGVAVVGVLSFVFGKTVLTVLPILIEDFLFGDAFENQVVHTLIEGIIKILFLLIYLFAISQTKMIKRLFQYHGAEHKVISAYEAGVELTVSNVQKFSTLHYRCGSSFIIFTVIVGVFIYSMVPYDSLWERIYERMLLLPLVMGVSYEVLRFTNSLRETPVLRYLGYPGLWLQLLTTKEPTDDQVEVSIASFNRVLELDRVLAESAVNVPVHGVKA, from the coding sequence TTGTCGCAAAATCAAACACCAAGCATTTACGGAGGACAAGCCGTCATTGAGGGCGTGATGTTCGCAGGCAAGGCCGCCAACGTGACCGCTGTCCGCCGCAAAAATAACGAGATTTCGTTTTACGAGGTTCCGAGACAGGACAAGGCCTGGATTACCGCTTTGAAGAAGATTCCTCTGATCCGCGGAATCGTCGGCATTGTTGAAGCCAGCGCCAAAGGCTCAAAGCATCTAAACTTCTCGGCAGAAGCCTATGCGGAGGATGAAGTTGGTCCGGATGAGAAAGCTGAAGCGAAGATAGAGGAAGAAACGAAGAGTGGATTCAGTTTAACGATGATTCTTGGCGTTGCGGTGGTCGGCGTGCTATCTTTTGTATTCGGAAAGACTGTACTAACCGTGTTACCGATCCTGATTGAAGATTTTCTTTTTGGTGATGCATTTGAGAATCAAGTTGTTCATACTTTAATTGAAGGTATTATCAAGATTCTGTTCCTTCTGATTTACTTGTTTGCCATATCGCAAACCAAAATGATTAAGCGTCTGTTCCAATATCACGGAGCGGAACATAAAGTAATCAGCGCTTATGAAGCAGGTGTGGAATTAACGGTAAGCAACGTCCAGAAATTCAGTACTCTGCACTATCGCTGCGGTAGCTCCTTCATTATTTTTACGGTAATCGTCGGGGTATTCATTTATTCCATGGTTCCTTATGATTCCCTGTGGGAGCGCATATATGAGCGTATGCTTCTGTTGCCTTTGGTCATGGGTGTGTCTTATGAAGTGCTCAGATTTACGAACTCCTTGCGTGAAACGCCTGTCCTTCGTTATTTGGGATATCCTGGATTGTGGTTGCAGCTGCTTACGACAAAAGAACCTACAGATGATCAGGTGGAAGTATCCATTGCCTCCTTTAACCGGGTATTGGAACTTGACCGCGTACTTGCGGAGTCCGCTGTGAATGTACCTGTTCATGGTGTTAAAGCATAA
- a CDS encoding patatin-like phospholipase family protein: MKVNAVFQGGGVKGIALVGAIAAMEERKVGFHQMAGTSSGSIVAALLAAGYTAEEMKKLILETPFSQFVQKDFLFRLGYAGPALRLLIKKGLYSGEQLERWVHRKLMDKGIRTFNDLQPRQLRIIASDITQGRLLVLPDDIIQYDINPDRFEISKAVRMSCSIPYFFEPVLIRKNVRDKKPLDAFHKQFYYIVDGGLLSNFPLWLFDQSGAVRRGIPTLGFQLVGKNQNHPNRIVGPITMLQALFDTMLSAHDERYIEKHNDYRTIKIPSDAVGLTEFSVSTERSMELFESGLSAGRRFLDHWSMDEYLKKYGQYERESLKDRDRVMS, encoded by the coding sequence ATGAAAGTGAACGCGGTGTTTCAAGGCGGGGGCGTTAAAGGGATTGCGCTTGTCGGCGCAATTGCGGCAATGGAAGAACGCAAAGTTGGTTTTCATCAAATGGCCGGTACTTCTTCCGGTTCCATCGTTGCAGCCTTGCTTGCAGCCGGTTATACGGCGGAGGAAATGAAAAAACTTATACTGGAAACCCCGTTTAGCCAGTTTGTGCAAAAGGATTTCTTGTTCCGGTTGGGTTATGCGGGTCCCGCCTTGCGATTGCTGATTAAGAAAGGTTTATATTCAGGAGAACAGCTGGAGCGTTGGGTTCATCGCAAACTGATGGATAAAGGGATTCGCACCTTTAACGACCTGCAGCCTCGCCAATTGCGTATTATTGCCTCAGATATTACGCAAGGCCGATTACTGGTGCTTCCGGATGATATCATTCAATATGACATCAATCCCGATCGTTTCGAAATATCCAAAGCGGTACGGATGAGCTGTTCTATTCCTTATTTCTTTGAACCCGTATTGATTCGCAAGAACGTCAGGGACAAGAAACCGTTGGATGCGTTTCACAAACAGTTTTATTATATCGTGGACGGCGGTTTGCTAAGTAACTTTCCTTTGTGGTTATTTGACCAAAGCGGCGCGGTCAGGCGAGGGATTCCCACCCTTGGCTTTCAACTGGTAGGCAAAAATCAGAATCATCCTAACCGAATCGTGGGACCCATTACGATGTTGCAGGCGTTATTCGATACAATGCTCAGCGCCCATGATGAACGTTACATTGAGAAGCATAACGATTATCGTACGATAAAAATTCCGTCGGATGCCGTAGGTTTGACCGAATTTTCTGTTTCAACGGAAAGAAGCATGGAGTTGTTTGAATCCGGCTTATCGGCAGGCCGCAGATTTCTGGATCACTGGTCGATGGATGAATACTTAAAGAAATACGGACAATATGAACGGGAAAGTCTGAAAGATCGCGACAGGGTCATGTCTTGA
- the mntR gene encoding transcriptional regulator MntR, giving the protein MATPSMEDYLERIYKLIDEKGYARVSDIAEGLEVHPSSVTKMIQKLDKDNYLVYEKYRGLILTSKGKKMGKRLVDRHHLLEQFLHIIGVQADNIYKDVEGIEHHLSWDSITCIETLVEFFNRDPERIAHLQQVRAEMDND; this is encoded by the coding sequence ATGGCCACCCCGAGTATGGAGGATTATCTTGAACGCATTTATAAACTGATTGATGAGAAGGGCTACGCGCGAGTTTCCGATATTGCGGAAGGACTTGAAGTACATCCCTCATCTGTAACCAAAATGATTCAGAAATTGGATAAAGATAATTACTTGGTTTATGAGAAGTACCGCGGATTGATCTTAACATCCAAAGGAAAGAAGATGGGAAAGAGATTAGTGGACAGGCATCATCTTCTGGAGCAATTTTTACATATTATCGGTGTTCAAGCCGACAACATATACAAGGATGTAGAGGGTATTGAGCATCATTTAAGCTGGGATTCCATCACCTGTATAGAGACGCTTGTTGAATTCTTCAACCGTGATCCTGAACGGATAGCGCATCTTCAACAAGTACGTGCCGAAATGGATAACGATTAA